The sequence AAGGCAGGGTATATATAATATGATAAGCATATAtggggcagtacagggtatatatatatatatctcaagacaagcatatacaggacagtacagggtatataaaaTGAGGAGATAAGCATATATGGGACAGTACAGGCCCTGTACTACGGGGTATATATAAAAAGAAGATAAGCATATACCAGGCAGTGCAGGGTATATAAGATGAGGTGATAAGTATATACAGGAGGCTATTAAAGGGAAAGTGGTATATAGCGAACAGTCCTGAGCATCATGCATATCTAAGATTATACTAGAATAAGAGGCAGTGCAGGGATTAGATTAGGACATGATGTGAAGAAGAGAGGAAGGGATGCAGGGAACAAATCGAAACTCCATTATAATAGGAAGGggaggggaggaacattgcaggATGTAATTATGTAAATATTGTTCAATTGTTACAAGATGGTTACAATGTAGCGCAGCAGGGCAGAGGAGGAACAGCAGGACATGAGTGGCATGCAGCAGAGCAGTGATGCAGGGGTTTTATCAAGCAGACGGAAATGGAGGGCAGGCAGACAACACTGGGTACAGAGGGCTATAGGGAGATGGGGTTGGGGTCTTCTTTCCTCACTGGTTCCAGGTGCAGCAGATCTCCTGGTGGAAGGAGACAGCCTGTCGGTGTCAGGGCCTGGCCTTCCTCAGCAGCTCAtacactgtgtatgtatgtatctctcctcctcctcttcctcctccttcctctcacaTGTCCCTGTTTTCATTCCTCCTCTCTGCAGTGACGCTGCTGTATCTCCTCCCTGACCAGACCTGTACACAGCACAGAGGCCTGAGGGctgtcatatatcctcctgccTATTGTATAGGATTTGAATACCaggcaagtatatatatatatctttgtgtatCCCTACAACTTACCGTGTACTGTGGCTTGCACCCCACTAGTTTGCTGTCTCATTGTGCCCCTTATTGCTGCCTTTTATCATTGTCACCTTTTTTTGTCTTGCTTTGCCCTATAAATATAACGTCTAACGGGGGTGATTTTCAGGTGGCAGCAGGGGCACAAGCTTAGGAGCCAAACAGGTTTAAAAGCTGCTAATGATTTTATATTATAGTAAGAGGGTCTGCCTACTGGGATGAATCTGGAACTGGGCAAGGCAATGGTGCAATGTTCTAGATTGGCATAGTCTTGGGTGGACTAGCATGGAAATAACATACAAAGTTTTGCAAAGActggggacaaaattgtagaacCTTATTACTTTTACATTGTGAAACAGCCTTGTCCCTGTGTACCTCTGTTTGCCACCCTACAGACCTATGCCACTTCTATATTACCACTGGTTCTAGCTCTATGTGTGGAGCCCATTCTATACTCCCGTCTACCACTTTATCTAATGCAAATTGCACTTAGGCTATCCTAAATCCAAATCTCTTATATTGTCCGAATAAATTTTTTATACAATTCTATTTTTGAGATATGTGCGTCAATGCGTCTCTCTGGCAGCTCATACTGCCTACTCATTGCATTGTACTGCCCACCTGTGCCTACATGTCATGTGTCTTTTCTCTTCTTATTTTCTGTTTTAACCTCTGAATGTTTATCATCTTACAAGAAACAGACATGGCCAACGCTGAGATACCTGAAGATGTTGCTTCTGGATTGCCCGAGACACCGCCAGAATCTCTACAATTCACTGTAGCCGTCATTGGACCAAAGGGTTCTGGAAAGACCACACTAGTCAGATCTCTTTGTAACCACACTGAACAATTCAGTCCTGGTTTCCTGGACTCATACTTTAGGGCCGAGGATGGAGAACATGGAGTCATGCAGCATACTTACCCTCCATTGCCCAATGTGACGCTCCTTGATTACCCTGGGTATAAGGCTGGTGACTCTGCTTCTGGGTATATAGACAGTATTAAGCCTGACACTGTGCACTGTTTGGTGGTAATATTTGGGGCGACTATCACTGACACAGACTTTCAGCTCCTGGGGGCCACAAAACAACTAGGAAAACCTGTCTGTATAGTGCAAACACATATCGATCTCACACTACACACTGAAAAGAGACAGCAGGGTAAGAGTTACTGGAGAGGGCAAACATTGATGGGTCTGAGGGCTAAAGCACAGGAACAACTGGCTGGacatgggccccaaggatcaagTATCTTTCTGGTGTCTGGTCTAGAACCCCAGAACTACGACTTTCCGGGCATGGTGGATTATATTGAGAAGGAGATTCTGCAGTGGAAGAGGTGAGCCATGAAAACCATAGAACATATGTCACCCTGATGTTAGATTTTACATTTAGAGATTATATGGTATATCAAATGTTTATCAAAAGTGGAGGTGTCCTTAAAGAAATTGTACTAAGAGTTATTCCTTATCCACAGAGATATGATATAACTAGCTGGTTGGtggaggtctgactgctggggtccCCACTGATCATGAGCATGGAAATTAATTTCCCCTAAATGGATGGTGCATGCTCGgccgctgctccattcattctctatgggacttccaaaCATTGCTGATTGCTGAAGTGAATTACTACCAGAAGTCCTATAGAGAATCATCTGAGAATCATCATTCACTTTGGGGGAAAATTTTCTTCAGTTTTTGGAAGGCATGGGTCCCAGATGTttgcccccaccaatcagctagttatctccTATCTTTTGACTAGATAATAACATAATATTGGGATAAACCCGTTAAGGGGTTGGTTGTCTTATCACAATAAACCTCTTCTAAATTCtagctttaaagaagaagtccggcgaaatttttattaaagtactgtattgccccctaaaagttatacaaattaccaatatacacttattgcggcaaatgcttataaagggcttttttccctgcacttcctactgcatcaaggccttacttcctggataacatggtggtgtcatgacccgactcccagagctgtgcgggctgtggctgctggagaggatgatggctgggggatgctcagtgtccctccagtgccctgtgtccctcagtgtccccctgccatcaccctctccagcagccacagaccgcacagctctgggaatcaggttgtgacatcaccatgttatccaggaagtgacatcaccattttatccaggaagtgaagccttgatgcagtagtaagtgcaggggaaaaaaagcactttatgtgcatttcctgtaatgagtgtatattggtgatttgtataactttttaagggcaatacaatactttaataaaacttttgctggacttctcctttaaatcctcTCAGAGATTGTCTGTTATCACTTGGGGCAGCTGTAGCTGGGTATATCTTGTATGAAAGGCAACCATGGAAGGGTGTATTTATACATATGCATCCATAATATTTTCTAAATGTGGTGGAAATCACTCCCCCATTTCTTCCCCAATAGCCGTGTATTGTCGGCAACGCATATGTGAAAACAAAGCTTGATAGATTTGTGCGTCAGAACCCCATCTGTGACATCTATATTCCCTTGGAAATCTTGCTTGGAGACACTACTGCACACTTGGTGGTatagttgccatggcaaccacatACATACTTAgcgatgttaaaaaaaaataaccgtCTACATTTTGGACAATTAATCCCTACACACAGAAAAAGCCCACCAAATTATCCGAGAATGCACAACCTGCACAAACCACATGGAAGGACTATCCCATGTTGGCCAACATACATACGACACCCTGAGAGTACAGTGCATGAGCCCTACTCTCTAGGCATCATGTGGTTTCCATACGAACTGTACAGCCCAGTTTGCAGTAGCATTCTTTTAGATGTCAGATCAGGCACCTTTAACTTTATTAGAAGTAACAAGGTATGAAGGAGGGGACTAAATGTCTGTCTTTTCAGGCAAAATTGTGAGAaatcttagggccgtattacacggcacgacctgtcaggtcagggctcgcttgctccttgttccccacttgaTGACATTGCCATTGAGTGGGGAGGAgcggggggccacagggagcagCAAAAGGGGCTATAGTTCTCAggattttaggtcatgctttaaagccactctgtaaccacaatctgacccccaaaaaacgcttgtacctttggatagctgcttttaattcaagatctgtactgtggtccgttcggcagatgatgcagttattgtcctaaaaaactacttttaatcttgcagccctgtgtcaaattggcattgcCTAGAGAATTTGTGCAATAGGATTGCAACGCCCCtcgatccctcctccccaccctcctcatcattaggaatacccatagaacattttctccttttcctcacctgtttgaacactgcacaggtgtcttaacgatccagctcatgtgcagttttcatacaggtgaggaataggagaaaatgttccaggggcattcctaatgatgaggagggtgggaaggagggacggaggtgtGTCGCAATCCTAGAGCATGGGCACTGtaggccactccaatttgacacagggctgcaagttttaaagttgttttttaggacaataactgcatcactggccgaatggaccccaggacagatcatggattaaaagaagctatctaaaggtacaagcaatttgggggggagcagattgtgggtacagagtcactttaaattaatGACCAGCCCACATCATCAGCTGGTCGTTGATTTAAAATAtgacctattacatgaaacgattatcaccTGGAGCGactggtaatcggccaagtatagCTGATAACGGCTTTGTGTCATAGTACCCTCTTCTACAACAAATCTAGGGCATCTATTTAGTAGGGAAGGGGGTAGGAGTCAGTGACAATATTCAGGGTCTGTTGGGCTGTGGCACTCAATGGCTTGTCTTCAATGCTGTGGCACTCAATGATGACTCCATATACTGCGTATAATTCTGTATAGTATAGGTAGTATAGTGCTGCTTTTTAGGTTGGCTTCCCATTCATGCTCTTCTGGAAGATGTCCGACATCGGTgcattttttacatttgttttctTAATTACTTATTTTCCTTCCAAAATTAATGGGGGAGCAATGGACAAATGATGGAAAAATGCACCCATAGCCCAAAAGATGCCACTAAGGATGATATAATTGATCAGATATGAATCAGATTTTATCCACATTTTACAAAACATTCAGATTTGTACACTAAGTGGTCTGCAGGTAAGACGCTTTTACTTACTACATTCCCTGGGCTGGGCATTCTGTGTACTGGACATGAACAGGGATTCTTGTCTATGACAGAAGTCCCTGCACCTGTGCATATATTGCATGGGGAATAAGGGGCAATCAGGACACTGAAACAAATGTGACAGTCAGATTCTATATAGTGGCCTGGAAACAAATCTAGGGTGGATTCATTCATCTCTAGATTCCTcttcacatgacatttttgatACCAGCTTAACAGAGACATTTATTGCTTATCTCTTGTTTGCAGGCCAGTGGCTTTTAACACCGAACCTCATTGTCAAGAACTGGTGTCCGTGTTTGAGGTGCAATGTGATCAAGAAGGACTTTCTGAGTTCTGTTCCCTCCTTAGCATCTTCTTAGACAATCCCCCGCCAGTCTCCGCTGTGGTGGGTGTGACGGGCAgtgacaaagaagctacagtctCCGCTCTCTGTGAGCCCCCACTTTCAGGCCTTGTGGTGAAGCCACTCCCTGGTCCAGGGACACCACCAATGTCTGTGGAACAGTATTTGCAGAACTTACAATCTGAAGCCTGTGATGTCTACTTAATTTTGGGCTCAGGGATGGATAACAGTTCCCGGGCTACACTGGTGGAAGCCTTGGTCGCTGCTGGAAAACACTGTATGCTGATTGGTGGAGAAGGAGACAGAAGACACAAGTATGATTCCAAGGGGCAGGAGGAAGGTGGTAAAAAGTGCCATCCTGGTACTGACTTACCTGGACTGAGGGTAGCTCTAGAGAGAGGAGCACCACAGTTGGTGAGGGAAAGGCTCCTACATGCCATCCCTGCCATCATTGTCCAGTTGGTAAGAAGAGAGCGGAGAAGGCTTATGATGGGCATATACGATATCTGCTTGGATGTATGTGCCAAGTCAAGTCAAGGACATTTGCCAGATTCTCTGGCCACCCTCTCCTCTACGCTGTCATCATTTCGTGCACGTTATGGTTTGGATGATGATTCCTTAACCCTGATATCACAAGTGACTGGGTGCAGTCCTGAGGACTTGCGGGCTGAGATTCAATGCCCCCTGGCACAGGATCCAAGTGTGGATCAACTACTTCAGCAGACATCTCAACCACTTTCTCTGACAGAGCTTGTCTGGAGTTATGTACCACATTGGGGTGGAGGAGAAGAGACTCCAACCAAACTGTCTGCAGACCGTACCTACCGGCTACTGGTGGAGGCCGCATGGGGTATGGCAGAAGACGCAGAGAGGGTACTGCTACATGGTTGCACCAATCAAAAGGTGGCAAAAGAAAGGACTGCCTTCTGCCACTGGCCCTGTGTGTGATTTTGCCATCCTATTTATCCAGAACCGTAGCCCCCTGAATACTTATGTATGCTTTGTACCTTAGTCTGGGTGGCAAGCTTGGCATAGCCCCTAAACCCCATAGAAACACCAATCCACACAGTTTAGAAACAGTAGTACATGTAGTAGTAATATAGAAGAGGAATAAAATAAACTAGTGCATCGTCCTTTGTAAGGTTCCTCATTGTGTAGCTCTACAGTAGACCAGGGCACTACCTGTTTCTTATATTTAACGTATAGTAAATGCATGGAGTATCTTCTGCATACATGCCAATGTGATACCCGCCTGCTGTGTGATAAAAGAGCATTGTGTATGCCAAGCTCCAGTCCCTCCCAGCTTCCCTAGGTATGCCTTCGTATAATATGAGAACATAAATGGAGATAGGTGCAAACATTTGCTAGACATTGGAACACATGATGGCAGCAGAGTCCTGTGTGACATGTTATGCACTATCACTACTATCACTGTAATAACCTGGCTGCTATATGAAGGGACACCTAAAATAATCTTGAGTAATCTTTGCAAAGGAGCATCTCTCAATTTGTCATATAGCAGTACCAATAAAGtgggccccatatagtagttcccACACAATAATAGTGCCACGTAACATCACATATTTGTTCTATATGATATATAACCAAACAGCAGCCCCTTTATAATGCTACTGTGCTGCATAATAGTACCTGCTATACAATTGTGGAATTACTGTAGCATGCACTAGACTAATGCAGACTTCTGCATTGTAGTAGTGCCTACACAGTTGTGCataaagtaatatatatatatatatatatatatatatatatatggtctgtAGCTTAACTGACCCAACCCACACAGTACCCAATCCATTGAAACCCACAAAACCCTACAGTGGAATATAAGATTAGGATATGATAATAATAGTGCCCATGCAATGTTGCACCACAGTAGTACCCATATGCAGAAATTGTATACCCCAGTAGTCGCTCCCACGATTGACCTCCACAATAGTACCATGGGAGGCCCACATCAGTCCTATAGTGTTATAAGGTACAGTCATTGTGCCCACACTCATGTTCGAGCAGTTAAATGGTAGTGAGATTAGTACAGTAGTTTAGTTGGACTGACATCTGGGCTTATTCGGTTAAAGCCTGCAGTCTTGGGTGATTGTGCCCATAAAGAGGTGATACACTAGGTTATGAGAATTGCCCTGCAGCATCTTCTTGAAAGGCCAATTATGGGTAAATTGCACAACAGCTGGTCCAACATCTTCCTATTCTCCTAATTTCCTCCTGATAGTGGCATGAATTATACGGAATGCTACCGATAATATGCACCCTAATAGTAATTTAAATATTCATATGTTTCTGGAAGGGACATAGACATGCTGTAACTGTGAAGACTCCGGAATGAAGTGCACCCTTATTGTAAtgctataactcccatcattttATGGCTGAGCAGAAGAATGACAACTTGTTTGCCCTAATTGATTGTTATTTGCATAGTGCAATAGGAAATGGCTGCAATTTGCATCTGTGCATCAGTGCTGTGCCTACAATAGTTGCTATCGGCTCATCAGACGAACAATTTCTAAACAATTGCTTGAAAAAAGAATATTGCCTCCACATGTTGAGCATGTCCTCACAGCGTGACGTTCCGATCGCCGCAAACAGGTGCGCACAGGTGTAAGCACTTGGCGGCATAGCTGTCTGATTATCATCCCGTGTCTTGTAATGATGATTTCCCTAATAAACAAGCTGTTGTTGTACCAGTCATCATTGTATGTTTTACCTTCTGCCTGGCTGTGAAACACATGTGTCTTGTTCCGGTAATCGAACCTGTCATTGTTATAGGCATACAGATGATACAGAAAATACAAGATAACAGAGGCAATTGGGTTGCTAATGTATGTACCTAGTTGCTGTGGGGATGCCTAATATTTTGCATGTATAGGAG is a genomic window of Dendropsophus ebraccatus isolate aDenEbr1 chromosome 12, aDenEbr1.pat, whole genome shotgun sequence containing:
- the LOC138769860 gene encoding uncharacterized protein; translated protein: MANAEIPEDVASGLPETPPESLQFTVAVIGPKGSGKTTLVRSLCNHTEQFSPGFLDSYFRAEDGEHGVMQHTYPPLPNVTLLDYPGYKAGDSASGYIDSIKPDTVHCLVVIFGATITDTDFQLLGATKQLGKPVCIVQTHIDLTLHTEKRQQGKSYWRGQTLMGLRAKAQEQLAGHGPQGSSIFLVSGLEPQNYDFPGMVDYIEKEILQWKRPVAFNTEPHCQELVSVFEVQCDQEGLSEFCSLLSIFLDNPPPVSAVVGVTGSDKEATVSALCEPPLSGLVVKPLPGPGTPPMSVEQYLQNLQSEACDVYLILGSGMDNSSRATLVEALVAAGKHCMLIGGEGDRRHKYDSKGQEEGGKKCHPGTDLPGLRVALERGAPQLVRERLLHAIPAIIVQLVRRERRRLMMGIYDICLDVCAKSSQGHLPDSLATLSSTLSSFRARYGLDDDSLTLISQVTGCSPEDLRAEIQCPLAQDPSVDQLLQQTSQPLSLTELVWSYVPHWGGGEETPTKLSADRTYRLLVEAAWGMAEDAERVLLHGCTNQKVAKERTAFCHWPCV